The following are from one region of the Microbacterium sp. BK668 genome:
- the hpt gene encoding hypoxanthine phosphoribosyltransferase: protein MRAADIQTDITDVLVTEEQIQEKLLEIAAQVADDYAGKELILVGVLKGAVMVMADFSRALPFAVPMDWMAVSSYGAGTKSSGVVQIRKDLDTDIHDKHVLIVEDIIDSGLTLSWLLENFASRGAASVEVFALLRKPEAAKVHVPCRYIGFEIPNEFVIGYGLDYAERYRNLRDVAVLAPHVYE, encoded by the coding sequence ATGCGCGCGGCGGACATCCAGACCGACATCACCGACGTCCTCGTGACGGAGGAGCAGATCCAGGAGAAGCTCCTCGAGATCGCGGCTCAGGTCGCCGACGACTACGCCGGCAAGGAGCTCATCCTCGTCGGCGTCCTGAAGGGCGCCGTCATGGTGATGGCCGACTTCTCGCGCGCGCTCCCCTTCGCCGTGCCGATGGACTGGATGGCCGTCTCCTCGTACGGAGCGGGCACGAAGTCCAGCGGTGTCGTGCAGATCCGCAAAGACCTCGACACCGACATCCACGACAAGCACGTGCTCATCGTCGAGGACATCATCGACTCGGGCCTGACCCTCAGCTGGCTGCTCGAGAACTTCGCCTCCCGGGGCGCGGCTTCGGTCGAGGTGTTCGCGCTGCTGCGCAAGCCCGAGGCCGCTAAGGTCCATGTGCCCTGCCGCTACATCGGTTTCGAGATCCCGAACGAGTTCGTGATCGGGTACGGGCTCGACTACGCCGAGAGATACCGCAACCTGCGCGACGTCGCCGTGCTCGCCCCCCACGTCTACGAATAA
- a CDS encoding ROK family transcriptional regulator, whose product MPGPGDVLELIRERGPLTRGDVLDITGLSRMTVSSRIDALLESGLIAERGTERVTGGRPSKRLEFNTSHATVITASVDTTHTTVALTDLRGRVVAEDRIDVAVAHGPSETLDAIAGRAEHLLAVAAERSPVAAIGISVPGPVDPDSGRPSQPPIMPGWDAYPIADHLHDRLGVPVLVANDADAAALGEQRTAHPDSRSLCFIKVSSGIGTGIVLGGQVYRGTDGGAGDIGHVKIAGYEDLLCQCGSHGCLAAGASGRAVARSLTALGKPASSGSDVGAYLAAGDTDAARLTQEAGRAIGEVVSMVVSLLNPGEVVLGGMLASAPLLTGVRETLYSRSLPRATRHLTVSLSTLGQQAATVGLAALVVDREFSAAVVNESLAR is encoded by the coding sequence ATGCCCGGACCCGGCGACGTGCTGGAGCTGATCCGCGAGCGCGGACCGCTCACGAGGGGTGATGTGCTCGACATCACCGGCCTGTCGCGGATGACGGTGTCGTCGCGCATCGATGCGCTTCTGGAGTCCGGGCTCATCGCCGAGCGGGGCACCGAGCGCGTGACCGGCGGTCGGCCATCCAAGCGTCTCGAGTTCAACACGTCGCATGCAACGGTGATCACAGCGTCCGTGGACACCACGCACACGACCGTCGCGCTCACCGATCTGCGGGGACGTGTCGTGGCCGAGGATCGCATCGACGTGGCCGTGGCGCATGGGCCGAGTGAGACCCTCGACGCGATCGCGGGCCGCGCCGAGCATCTCCTCGCCGTGGCTGCGGAGCGCAGCCCGGTCGCCGCGATCGGCATCAGCGTGCCGGGACCGGTGGATCCGGACAGCGGGCGTCCCAGTCAGCCGCCCATCATGCCGGGATGGGATGCGTACCCCATCGCCGATCATCTCCACGATCGGCTGGGCGTCCCCGTGCTCGTCGCCAACGACGCCGACGCCGCCGCGCTCGGCGAGCAGCGCACCGCCCATCCCGACTCGCGCTCACTGTGCTTCATCAAGGTCTCGTCGGGCATCGGCACCGGCATCGTGCTCGGCGGACAGGTGTACCGCGGAACCGACGGCGGCGCCGGCGACATCGGACACGTCAAGATCGCCGGCTACGAGGATCTGCTCTGCCAGTGCGGATCGCACGGATGCCTCGCCGCCGGCGCGTCCGGTCGAGCCGTCGCCAGATCGCTCACCGCGCTGGGCAAGCCGGCCTCCTCGGGCTCGGACGTCGGCGCCTACCTCGCCGCGGGAGACACGGACGCCGCGCGACTGACCCAGGAGGCCGGGCGCGCGATCGGCGAGGTCGTCTCGATGGTCGTATCGCTCCTCAATCCCGGCGAAGTCGTCCTCGGCGGGATGCTCGCCTCCGCGCCACTGCTGACCGGCGTGCGGGAGACGCTCTACTCCCGCTCGCTGCCCCGTGCGACCCGTCACCTCACCGTCAGTCTGTCCACACTCGGCCAGCAGGCGGCGACCGTGGGCCTTGCCGCTCTCGTCGTCGATCGGGAGTTCTCCGCCGCTGTCGTGAACGAGTCGCTGGCCCGCTGA
- a CDS encoding M23 family metallopeptidase: protein MNRRTALGLGVIGIVGLAAVGGPLLPAAFAADYPSWDDVQAARANEAAKGQEIQRIQGLIASLTSEVARTQAEAEARAAEFYQAQQEYFDASQRADQLQAQADEQASKAVDAANKAGRVAAQLYRNGGDDTSLQLFFAGSAASADDLLARLGTMDQLIGRNQAVYADAITARDAAQSLSDQAVVARDERDRLQQVAEQKMNEAQAAADAAAAALEAQQTHLVELQAQLAALQDTTAKTLADYQAGVEAERRAREEAERKAREEAERLARLAAQSGGGGGGGGGGGGGNGGAVTASGWSRPSSGWRTSGYGPRSQQCGNGYCSTSWHYGVDLASGCGSAIYAANSGTVRYAGPNGGYGNYVKIDHGGGIGTGYGHIQNGGILVRSGQWVNSGQLIALEGNTGNSFGCHVHFEVYINGSPTNPAPFMADRGVYI from the coding sequence ATGAACCGCCGGACCGCGCTGGGTCTCGGCGTCATCGGGATCGTCGGTCTCGCCGCGGTCGGCGGTCCGCTTCTTCCCGCCGCCTTCGCCGCGGACTACCCCTCGTGGGACGACGTGCAGGCTGCCCGCGCCAACGAGGCCGCCAAGGGACAGGAGATCCAGAGGATCCAGGGTCTCATCGCGAGCCTCACCAGCGAGGTCGCCCGGACCCAGGCCGAGGCGGAGGCCCGGGCCGCGGAGTTCTACCAGGCGCAGCAGGAGTACTTCGACGCCTCGCAGCGCGCCGACCAGCTGCAGGCGCAGGCGGACGAGCAGGCGTCGAAGGCGGTGGATGCCGCGAACAAGGCCGGCCGCGTCGCCGCCCAGCTGTACCGCAACGGCGGCGACGACACGTCGCTCCAGCTCTTCTTCGCCGGTTCGGCCGCCAGCGCCGACGACCTGCTCGCGCGGCTCGGCACGATGGACCAGCTCATCGGCCGCAACCAGGCGGTCTATGCCGACGCCATCACGGCGCGCGACGCGGCGCAGAGCCTGAGCGATCAGGCCGTCGTCGCCCGCGACGAGCGCGACCGCCTCCAGCAGGTCGCCGAGCAGAAGATGAACGAGGCCCAGGCGGCCGCCGATGCGGCGGCGGCGGCCCTCGAGGCCCAGCAGACGCACCTCGTCGAGCTGCAGGCGCAGCTGGCAGCGCTCCAGGACACGACCGCGAAGACCCTCGCCGACTACCAGGCGGGCGTCGAGGCCGAGCGCAGGGCCCGCGAGGAGGCCGAGCGCAAGGCGCGGGAGGAGGCCGAGCGCCTCGCGCGGCTGGCCGCTCAGAGCGGCGGCGGCGGCGGAGGAGGCGGCGGCGGTGGGGGCGGCAACGGCGGAGCCGTCACGGCGTCCGGCTGGTCGCGCCCGTCGTCGGGGTGGCGCACGTCCGGGTACGGGCCGCGGTCGCAGCAGTGCGGCAACGGCTACTGCTCGACGAGCTGGCACTATGGCGTCGACCTCGCCTCCGGCTGCGGCTCGGCCATCTACGCCGCCAACAGCGGCACCGTCCGGTACGCGGGCCCCAACGGCGGCTACGGCAACTACGTCAAGATCGACCACGGCGGCGGCATCGGAACGGGCTACGGCCACATCCAGAACGGCGGCATCCTCGTCCGCAGCGGGCAGTGGGTGAACTCGGGTCAGCTCATCGCCCTCGAGGGAAACACCGGTAACTCCTTCGGCTGCCACGTGCACTTCGAGGTGTACATCAACGGCAGCCCGACAAACCCCGCGCCCTTCATGGCGGACCGCGGCGTCTACATCTGA
- a CDS encoding glycerate kinase, translating into MSSDPALVVIAMDSFKGSITAADAVTAVREGWLAIRRADDVRLLPMADGGEGTLDAFEASVPGAVRQYLTVTGPDDRPVESSWLLLPPTTDAPAGVAVVELASTSGIEMLGSPPTLRPLDAHTRGFGEAIADALGRGVSRLVLGIGSSASTDGGAGMLSALGARLRDRDGRPVPPGNRGLHRVRSADLSGMPPLPPLGVTVLSDVGNPLLGSRGAAAVFGPQKGATVADIAFLERGLARLAEVLPGDPRTAGAGAAGGTGFALLAWGARLTSGAMSVARLVGLPAAVAAASVVITGEGSFDGQSAEGKVPLYVAGLAASARVPVSLIAGRISTDAPVEAFASCVSLTEVAGSSAASMADPRRWLVAAGRRLAGAI; encoded by the coding sequence ATGTCGTCCGATCCGGCCCTCGTCGTCATCGCGATGGATTCGTTCAAGGGATCCATCACCGCCGCGGACGCCGTCACCGCCGTCCGCGAGGGCTGGCTCGCGATCCGCCGTGCCGACGACGTCCGGCTCCTCCCCATGGCGGACGGCGGTGAGGGAACGCTCGACGCGTTCGAGGCGTCCGTTCCCGGTGCCGTCCGGCAGTACCTGACGGTCACGGGTCCCGACGACCGGCCGGTCGAGTCCTCCTGGCTTCTGCTTCCACCCACGACGGACGCACCCGCCGGGGTCGCGGTCGTCGAACTCGCCAGCACATCCGGGATCGAGATGCTCGGCTCCCCGCCGACTCTGCGCCCACTCGATGCGCACACGCGCGGGTTCGGCGAGGCGATCGCCGACGCACTCGGCCGCGGTGTGTCGCGTCTCGTTCTCGGCATCGGAAGCAGCGCTTCCACGGACGGCGGAGCCGGCATGCTGTCGGCACTCGGCGCTCGGCTCCGCGATCGGGACGGCCGGCCCGTGCCGCCTGGCAACCGCGGCCTCCACAGGGTGAGGTCGGCCGACCTCTCCGGGATGCCGCCGCTGCCGCCGCTCGGTGTGACCGTCCTCTCCGACGTCGGCAATCCGCTGCTCGGCTCCCGCGGCGCGGCCGCGGTGTTCGGCCCGCAGAAGGGCGCCACGGTCGCGGACATCGCGTTCCTGGAACGCGGGCTTGCTCGGCTGGCCGAGGTCCTGCCCGGCGACCCGCGTACCGCCGGCGCCGGTGCGGCGGGCGGAACCGGCTTCGCCCTTCTGGCCTGGGGTGCTCGCCTGACCTCGGGGGCGATGTCCGTGGCACGGCTGGTGGGACTTCCCGCCGCGGTGGCCGCGGCATCCGTCGTCATCACCGGCGAGGGCTCTTTCGACGGTCAGTCCGCTGAGGGCAAGGTTCCCTTGTACGTGGCCGGTCTCGCCGCCTCGGCCCGCGTGCCTGTGTCACTCATCGCCGGCCGCATCTCGACCGACGCGCCCGTCGAGGCGTTCGCGTCGTGCGTCTCACTGACCGAAGTGGCCGGGTCGAGCGCGGCCTCGATGGCGGACCCGCGGCGGTGGCTCGTCGCGGCAGGCCGACGGCTGGCCGGGGCGATCTGA
- the tilS gene encoding tRNA lysidine(34) synthetase TilS, whose amino-acid sequence MPHRPSLAPAVAEIRRAVRAALSGIPAGSSVLVALSGGADSLALAAATAFEARNAGLEAVTVTVDHGLQDGSTDAAATAAAQSRSLGLEARVVRVEVGREGGREAAARAARYAALRDAASTLRAAAVLTGHTLDDQAETVLLGLSRGSGAASLQGMAAVSELAHGIALLRPLLGVRRATTRAACAAEGLEPWDDPHNSDPSYARVRVRQRVLPVLEAELGPGMAEALARTAEQLREDSEAFDEMIDETIEDLVEHAEAGISVSVPALAANPPALRNRIIRHVVHAEFGESLTRMQTLEVARLVTAWSGQGPIDLPGCRARRVGARLEFAAR is encoded by the coding sequence GTGCCGCATCGCCCGAGCCTCGCCCCCGCCGTCGCGGAGATCCGCCGTGCGGTGCGGGCGGCGCTCAGCGGCATCCCCGCCGGTTCGTCCGTCCTGGTCGCGCTGTCGGGTGGCGCCGACTCCCTGGCTCTCGCCGCCGCGACCGCGTTCGAGGCCCGCAACGCCGGGCTCGAAGCGGTGACCGTCACCGTCGACCACGGGCTTCAGGACGGGTCGACGGATGCCGCGGCCACCGCCGCCGCCCAGTCGCGGTCGCTCGGGCTCGAAGCGCGCGTGGTGCGGGTCGAGGTCGGCCGCGAGGGCGGACGCGAAGCCGCCGCCCGCGCTGCGCGCTACGCAGCGCTGCGGGACGCGGCATCCACGCTCCGGGCGGCCGCCGTCCTCACCGGGCACACCCTCGACGACCAGGCCGAGACGGTGCTGCTCGGACTGTCCCGCGGATCGGGCGCCGCGAGCCTGCAGGGCATGGCCGCGGTCTCGGAGCTCGCGCACGGCATCGCGCTGCTGCGGCCTCTGCTGGGCGTCCGGCGGGCGACGACGCGCGCCGCCTGCGCCGCCGAGGGCCTCGAGCCGTGGGACGACCCGCATAACAGCGACCCGTCCTACGCCCGGGTCCGGGTGCGGCAGCGCGTGCTGCCCGTGCTCGAGGCCGAGCTCGGGCCGGGCATGGCCGAGGCGCTCGCCCGCACGGCCGAGCAGCTCCGCGAGGACTCCGAGGCGTTCGACGAGATGATCGACGAGACGATCGAAGACCTGGTCGAGCACGCCGAGGCAGGGATCTCGGTGTCGGTGCCGGCGCTCGCCGCGAACCCGCCGGCGCTGCGCAACCGCATCATCCGGCACGTGGTCCACGCCGAGTTCGGCGAGAGCCTCACGCGCATGCAGACCCTCGAGGTCGCCCGCCTGGTCACGGCGTGGTCGGGCCAGGGGCCGATCGACCTGCCGGGATGCCGGGCCCGCCGCGTCGGCGCGCGGCTGGAGTTCGCCGCCCGGTGA
- the ftsH gene encoding ATP-dependent zinc metalloprotease FtsH, which yields MDLKKITRNPLFYVLMIGFLLIVGFSLISSLGGAKQISTQEGLKLLGGTTVTEVTNTDGDQRVDMTLAEPYEGATDVQFYYVTARAEEVVQAIDAADPKDGFNDAVPRATWFDGFISLFLPILLLGLLFWFLLSSAQGGGSKVMQFGKSRAKLVTKETPTVTFGDVAGSDEAIEELQEIKDFLKDPAKFQAVGARIPKGVLLYGPPGTGKTLLARAVAGEAGVPFYSISGSDFVEMFVGVGASRVRDLFNQAKESAPAIIFIDEIDAVGRHRGAGLGGGHDEREQTLNQMLVEMDGFDPKANVIVIAATNRPDILDPALLRPGRFDRQIGVDAPDLKGRQKILEVHGRGKPLADGVDLEVVARKTPGFTGADLANVLNEAALLTARSNAQLIDNRALDEAIDRVLAGPQRRTRVMKDKEKLITAYHEGGHALAAAAMNHTDPVTKVTILPRGRALGYTMVLPLDDKYSVTRNELQDQLTYAMGGRVAEEIVFHDPTTGASNDIEKATGIARKMVTEYGMTTDVGPVKLGQASGEMFLGRDMGHGRDFSERVAERVDQQVRVLIEQAHNEAYQVINDNREVLDRLALALLEKETLDHLELAEIFKDVKKLPPRPQWLSSSDRPVSALPPVDVPRRPEPVGVAASVEQQPDAEKAPRRRPSGQARPATA from the coding sequence ATGGACCTCAAGAAGATCACCCGCAATCCGCTCTTCTACGTCTTGATGATCGGGTTCCTCCTCATCGTGGGGTTCTCGCTCATCTCGAGCCTGGGCGGAGCGAAGCAGATCTCGACGCAGGAGGGGCTCAAGCTCCTCGGCGGCACGACGGTGACCGAGGTCACGAACACCGACGGCGACCAGCGCGTCGACATGACGCTGGCCGAGCCGTACGAGGGCGCGACGGACGTGCAGTTCTACTACGTCACGGCGCGTGCCGAAGAGGTCGTGCAGGCGATCGACGCCGCCGACCCCAAGGACGGCTTCAACGACGCCGTCCCGCGTGCGACCTGGTTCGACGGGTTCATCTCGCTCTTCCTCCCGATCCTGCTGCTCGGTCTGCTCTTCTGGTTCCTCCTTTCCTCGGCGCAGGGCGGCGGCAGCAAGGTGATGCAGTTCGGGAAGTCGCGCGCGAAGCTCGTGACCAAGGAGACGCCGACGGTCACCTTCGGCGACGTCGCCGGCTCCGACGAGGCGATCGAGGAGCTGCAGGAGATCAAGGACTTCCTGAAGGACCCCGCCAAGTTCCAGGCCGTCGGCGCGCGCATCCCCAAGGGCGTGCTGCTGTACGGCCCTCCCGGAACGGGAAAGACCCTGCTCGCGCGCGCCGTCGCGGGTGAGGCGGGCGTCCCGTTCTACTCGATCTCGGGCTCGGACTTCGTCGAGATGTTCGTCGGCGTCGGCGCCTCGCGCGTGCGCGACCTGTTCAACCAGGCCAAGGAGAGCGCGCCGGCCATCATCTTCATCGACGAGATCGACGCGGTCGGCCGGCACCGCGGCGCCGGGCTCGGCGGCGGGCACGACGAGCGCGAGCAGACGCTGAACCAGATGCTCGTCGAGATGGACGGCTTCGACCCCAAGGCGAACGTCATCGTCATCGCGGCGACCAACCGCCCCGACATCCTCGATCCGGCGCTGCTGCGTCCCGGCCGCTTCGACCGGCAGATCGGCGTCGACGCACCCGACCTCAAGGGCCGCCAGAAGATCCTCGAGGTGCACGGGCGCGGCAAGCCGCTGGCCGACGGAGTGGATCTCGAAGTCGTCGCCCGCAAGACGCCCGGGTTCACCGGCGCCGACCTCGCCAACGTGCTCAACGAGGCGGCGCTGCTCACCGCCCGCTCGAACGCGCAGCTCATCGACAACCGCGCTCTCGACGAGGCGATCGACCGCGTCCTCGCCGGTCCCCAGCGCCGCACCCGCGTCATGAAGGACAAGGAGAAGCTCATCACGGCCTACCACGAGGGCGGACACGCGCTCGCGGCGGCGGCGATGAACCACACCGACCCGGTCACGAAGGTCACGATCCTGCCCCGCGGCCGTGCCCTCGGCTACACGATGGTGCTTCCCCTCGACGACAAGTACTCCGTCACGCGCAATGAGCTGCAGGACCAGCTCACCTACGCGATGGGCGGACGCGTCGCGGAGGAGATCGTCTTCCACGACCCGACGACGGGCGCATCGAACGACATCGAGAAGGCCACCGGCATCGCCCGCAAGATGGTCACCGAGTACGGCATGACGACCGACGTCGGTCCGGTCAAGCTCGGACAGGCCTCCGGCGAGATGTTCCTCGGCCGCGACATGGGCCACGGCCGCGACTTCTCGGAGCGCGTCGCGGAGCGGGTCGACCAGCAGGTGCGCGTGCTCATCGAGCAGGCGCACAACGAGGCCTACCAGGTCATCAACGACAACCGCGAGGTGCTCGACCGGCTCGCGCTGGCGCTGCTCGAGAAGGAGACCCTGGATCACCTCGAGCTCGCCGAGATCTTCAAGGACGTCAAGAAGCTGCCGCCCCGCCCCCAGTGGCTCTCGAGCAGCGATCGTCCGGTGTCGGCGCTGCCGCCCGTCGACGTGCCCCGTCGCCCCGAGCCGGTCGGTGTCGCTGCCTCGGTCGAGCAGCAGCCCGACGCCGAGAAGGCCCCGCGCCGCCGCCCGAGCGGACAGGCGCGCCCCGCGACCGCATAG
- a CDS encoding DUF808 domain-containing protein has product MSVGLLAVVDDILTAAVKASAKTAGVVIDDAAVTPQYVQGVTPARELPIVGAIALGSLVNKFVIIIPLALLLTAFAPWVLPWLLIVGGMYLCFEGAEKVLEWFGVHHGPGQDGPRDERKLVFGAIRTDLILSTEIMLISLASLDAGFGIWMTLGALCVIALAMTLLVYGAVALLVKIDDVGVGMTRSPVGRVRSTGESIVRSMPTVFRIISIVGTVAMLWVGGHLVIANLAETVWEGPYDLLHTVTHWVESLGPVVAWVVDTVLSGVFGLVLGLIIAGIVLAVRRVLRAGAPVDASH; this is encoded by the coding sequence ATGTCGGTCGGTCTGCTCGCGGTGGTGGACGACATCCTCACCGCCGCCGTCAAGGCGAGCGCGAAGACAGCCGGTGTGGTCATCGATGACGCGGCCGTCACTCCTCAGTACGTGCAGGGAGTGACGCCCGCGCGCGAGCTGCCGATCGTCGGCGCGATCGCCCTCGGTAGCCTCGTCAACAAGTTCGTCATCATCATTCCGCTCGCCCTGCTGCTCACCGCCTTCGCACCGTGGGTGCTTCCGTGGCTGCTCATCGTGGGCGGCATGTACCTGTGCTTCGAAGGCGCGGAGAAGGTACTGGAATGGTTCGGCGTCCACCACGGGCCCGGTCAGGACGGTCCGCGGGACGAGCGAAAGCTCGTGTTCGGCGCGATCCGGACCGACCTCATCCTGAGCACGGAGATCATGCTGATCTCCTTGGCGAGCCTCGACGCCGGCTTCGGTATCTGGATGACGCTGGGTGCACTGTGCGTGATCGCTCTCGCCATGACGTTGCTCGTCTACGGAGCCGTTGCCCTGCTGGTCAAGATAGACGACGTCGGAGTCGGGATGACGCGAAGCCCGGTGGGGAGGGTGCGCAGCACCGGGGAGTCGATCGTGCGATCCATGCCTACGGTCTTCCGCATCATCAGCATCGTCGGCACGGTGGCCATGCTGTGGGTGGGTGGTCACCTCGTGATCGCGAATCTGGCGGAAACGGTCTGGGAAGGACCGTACGACCTGCTGCACACCGTCACCCACTGGGTGGAGTCGCTCGGGCCGGTCGTAGCGTGGGTCGTGGACACCGTTCTGTCGGGCGTGTTCGGTCTCGTGCTCGGACTGATCATCGCGGGCATCGTCCTGGCGGTGAGGAGAGTCCTCAGGGCCGGCGCCCCCGTCGACGCCTCGCACTGA
- the ppa gene encoding inorganic diphosphatase: MGAYDAVIEIPRNSKIKYEVDHGTGRVFLDRILYTPMGYPTNYGFFENTLGEDGDPLDVLVLLDHDLAPGILAKVRPVGVLKMSDEAGGDDKVVAVLAKDPRWAHIQDVGDIPEYTQKEITHFFEHYKDLEPGKWVKVDQWADAAEAERLVAEAFERFTEHEGQTATQGEGEAPNTL, encoded by the coding sequence ATGGGCGCGTACGACGCCGTCATCGAGATCCCGCGCAACAGCAAGATCAAGTACGAGGTCGACCACGGCACGGGCCGCGTCTTCCTCGACCGCATCCTGTACACGCCGATGGGCTACCCGACCAACTACGGCTTCTTCGAGAACACCCTCGGTGAGGACGGCGACCCGCTCGACGTGCTCGTGCTGCTCGACCACGATCTCGCCCCCGGCATCCTGGCGAAGGTCCGCCCGGTCGGCGTGCTGAAGATGAGCGACGAGGCCGGCGGTGACGACAAGGTCGTCGCGGTGCTCGCGAAGGACCCGCGCTGGGCGCACATCCAGGACGTGGGCGACATCCCCGAGTACACGCAGAAGGAGATCACCCACTTCTTCGAGCACTACAAGGACCTCGAGCCCGGCAAGTGGGTCAAGGTCGACCAGTGGGCGGACGCGGCGGAGGCCGAGCGCCTCGTCGCCGAGGCTTTCGAGCGCTTCACCGAGCACGAGGGTCAGACCGCTACCCAGGGTGAGGGCGAAGCGCCGAACACCCTCTGA
- a CDS encoding zinc permease, with protein MWGTLLFGAVASSALVIGAVIGVRFELPKRILAMLLAFAAGALITALTFELFEDSYERGGIWLAAIGLFVGAIVFTVLSALLDRWAQPAARTKPADEYQGSAKLDTDAAAERRAPSAATTRGAAGLALLAAVTLDGVPENLALGISLTEGTGGVALLAAIFVSNFPEALVGSASMREQGRSRAQIIGLWTVCAVLLTLAVLAGAAWLADTDPAVVSLPLAFAAGAVIASLADTLMPEAFEHGGPAVALSTAAGFLLSFVLSLA; from the coding sequence ATGTGGGGCACACTCCTGTTCGGTGCAGTCGCATCGAGCGCTCTCGTCATCGGCGCCGTGATCGGCGTGCGATTCGAGCTTCCCAAACGAATCCTCGCCATGCTGCTCGCCTTCGCCGCCGGTGCGCTCATCACGGCGCTGACTTTCGAGCTGTTCGAGGACTCGTACGAGCGGGGCGGCATCTGGCTGGCTGCCATCGGCCTCTTCGTCGGGGCGATCGTCTTCACGGTGTTGAGCGCGCTGCTGGACCGCTGGGCGCAGCCCGCGGCAAGGACGAAGCCCGCTGACGAATATCAGGGGAGCGCGAAGCTCGATACGGATGCTGCGGCAGAACGGCGCGCTCCCTCGGCAGCCACGACGCGAGGGGCGGCCGGTTTAGCGCTGCTGGCCGCGGTCACACTGGACGGCGTGCCGGAGAACCTCGCGCTGGGCATCTCGTTGACGGAGGGAACGGGAGGGGTCGCGCTGCTCGCCGCGATCTTCGTCTCCAACTTCCCGGAGGCGCTGGTGGGTTCCGCTTCCATGCGCGAGCAGGGTCGGTCGAGGGCCCAGATCATCGGCCTGTGGACGGTCTGCGCGGTACTCCTTACGCTCGCCGTCCTCGCGGGTGCGGCGTGGCTGGCCGACACGGATCCGGCAGTGGTCTCACTGCCGCTGGCCTTCGCAGCCGGCGCCGTCATCGCCTCCCTGGCGGACACCCTGATGCCGGAGGCCTTCGAGCACGGAGGGCCCGCGGTGGCTCTCAGCACTGCGGCCGGCTTCCTCCTCTCCTTCGTGCTGTCGCTCGCGTAA